The Theropithecus gelada isolate Dixy chromosome 3, Tgel_1.0, whole genome shotgun sequence genomic sequence ctgcctgcctctgcctcccaaagtgctgggattacaggcatgaaccatcatgcctggccacgtttttaaaatttcttttaatctaGAGCAGCCATCCTTcagtcctgctttttttttttttttttttatgacactgacttattgaagagactgggCCACGTGTTCAGTAGGGTGTTCCaccatttattctaggtttttcTGGTTGTTTCCTCTTGATgtcattttattcttctattcTTGCAGTTCCTGAGACAGGAAGATAGATTTCAAGGCTTAAGATGTTGAGGTTAACATTTTTTGGAAACAATACTTCAAAGATGATGCTGAGCTTCATACTGCATCAGATTGGAAGACATTTAATGTCAGGCTGGGTCACTTTTATGGTGTTAAGATGTATCTGGGTTAAGGTAGGAGGGGCAAGATTTCCCTGTGTTGTAAAAATGTAACCagcagtaggccgggcgcggtggttcacgcctgtaatcccaacactttgggaggtcgaggcgggcagatcacgaggtcagccgatcgagaccttcctggccaatatggtggaaccccgtctctactaaaaatacgagggttcctgtagtcccaactacttgggaggctgaggctggagaatggcgtgaatgcgggaggcggagcttgcagtgagccgagatggagccactgcacttcagccttgagacagtaagactctgtctcaaaaaaaaaaaaaaaaaaaaaaaaaaaaaaaaaaaaaaaaatgtaaccgGCAGTAATCCCTGGGGGAATAATTTGGCATCAACTGAATATCCTGTTCCTTATCACCTTTTCATCAAATGATATCATTGATGATCCTGGCATGAATCAATTATGAAATTCCATTATTCATTTATGATTACTTAGTTGGCATACTTTTGTAAAGAGAACTGTTCCCTCATCAACTGGTGCTCATCTATCAACTGTATTTCGGTTAGCCCGAAATACAGCTGCTACTAGAAAGGCGAATacctgtttgttttcttaaattatcaTTTTGCAGAATAAAGAGTTAGTGTAATAGTCATCACCAATAGTGTGGCAaatgaagttaattttttaaaatttggattacTCTTTGGGGGCCGtgacttttttatgtttaaagtttCCAATCACTTTTCAGTTTGCAGTCATTGTTATTTTTGATTCTCAAATTGTTCTAATTTTGGCCAGTTGCCGACTTCAGGCTGGCTCCCATGTCCTTTTAGAAGGACCTTGTTCGTCTTGAGAGTCATCCTGACTTGTTGACACAAGTTGTCCTCATTCACTCCCAGCTTCTGACCTGGCATCAGTCATTTCTCGAAGGAGCGCTTGGTACCTTTTAGTGGGGGGTGGCATTTAGAGATTAATAGCTGGGTGTCAAGGATAGACAATGCTCCTATACCcttcatattaatattttcattcaaaaattaacaatataggtttttaaaaaatacactcagGATGTGTGGTGAGGGGGAGGGGGAAACCAAACACAATATAGGGGTTTCTACTGTGATCCTAACTTATATTAtgatcccaatttttaaaaagaggaaacgGAGACCAGAGGTGCCCAAGGTTACTTGGCTAGTAACTGGCAGCATCGGAATTTAAGCCCAGGCATGTTACTTCCATCAGGGAAGGGAGTCCCAGGGCTCCAGCAGGCGACGGGTCTGTGGAAAGGGGTCAGGTTGATGACCAGGGCTCGGGGTGCGGGAACCAGCAGAAAGGGTTAACGGACCGTCCTGCCTGACTCCTCTAGGCCAGGAAGGCAGGACAGGGCGAGCTGCCTGGCGAGGGAGCCGTTGATGGAGTGGCCAGGGCCGCTGTTTCGCCTCAAATCTGACCAGAACTCCCTAAGGCGCAGAAAGTACCAAAGAACCACACGCGCGCAGCCTTGAGCAGAGAATCCAGTCACGCGCCGAGACCTTCCGCGGGTGCGCATCCGACCCGCCCGTGAGGAGTGCTTGCCCACCCCTCAATCAGAGAATCAGAGGAAGCCTTGAGCAAGGAGGGGCGGGACATCACTGGATCCTGTCTAATGAGGAGCCAGCGCCGGGTCGCTTCGGGACAGAGTATTTCTGAGTCTCAGAGGAAGGCGGAGAGAAGGCCGTGGGGATGGCCAATCAAAGGGGGCGACTCAGGTAGGTGGGGACCGGCAGCCAATCAGGAGAGTGCTCGCTCCTGACCGGCCTACGCTTCCCGCCAGTCCCCTAACCCTGAGTCGGCGGCGCGACTGTCACTGCGCGGGAGTAGTGGGCCGCAGTGCTGCGCGCTCTGGCCGCTCCTTACAGCGCTGCTCCAGGCTCCGGTGCAGACGTGTAGTGGGACATGGCGAACTCGGGCTGCAAGGACGTCCCGGGTCCGGATGAGGCGAGTTTTCTGTACTTTGCCTACGGCAGCAACTTGCTGACCGAGAGGATCCACCTCCGAAACCCTTCGGCGGCGTTCTTCTGTGTGGCCCGCCTGCAGGTGAGTGTCCCCGCCTGCGCTACCCTCTCCGGGGCCGGGGGCACACGTGGCCGATCGGGACAGGCATGCAGTTCTTCCTGATGAGGGTAGTAGGACgaggcttcagcctcctgggcgGGTCCACCTCCTCCGCTGGGCCCATTGCCCGGCGCTGCCCCAGCCACGGTGCCCTCTCAGGCTGCCCGGAGCTTTCCCCCTCCTGGCCTGTGCACCGGCTGCTCGGTCTGCACCGATTTGGCCTCTCGTCCACTAACTTAACAGTGCATTCAGTGGGTACTTCTGAGGAGCCTTCTTTGACTTGGGTCTGGGAATTGGTTGCTTTCTGCTCTGTACATACCTTTGTTACAGCACTTCTCACCTCGCATTGTGAAAATCCGTTTACCTGCCTTTCGCTCCTCCTCTGAGAGGTCCTGAAAGCTAGGACCATGTCTTATTCGTAATAGTGCTGTGCTCAGTTAGGTCAAGGGCCTGGATGAACTATAACCAGTGTTGGTAAATCATTGCTCTTCAGCCCAGtccattcattcacttagcaCATATTCTTCCAGCACTTAACACTAGTGGTATAAACATGATTGAGTAAAGTGACTGTTTTGAGGAACTCTCAGCCTGTGGGAGAGAGGTGCAACAGAGTATGTACAAAACTTTTTGATAGCATCGAATGAGACAAACATGATCTGTGCTAACCTCGTCAGAGTTCTTAGTTGCCAGCAACAGAAACTGGCtgatttaagcaaaaaaaaaaaaaaaaaaaagaatgtgttgaAAGGCTATTGGAGAGCTCACAGAATGACCAGGAAGGCAGGAGTACAAAGCTGACAAAACGGACAGGCATAAAGGGAGGCGCAGCAACTGTAATACAGTGGGCATCACACAACAGAACCAGCCCAGGGAGCCTCTTCTGCGCCACTGCTGAACTTGGTAAGCATGGATGCTGTATtgtctaccaccaccaccacctgcccTGGACACTGCCTGCCTCTGTACATCCCTGCACGTCCTGAAACCCGTATGTGTTGGCCACTCTGGAGTCCCTGCTGTCTTGGACACTAGCTTCTAATTGAAAGCCCCAGAATGTCTTGATTGGCTATGTTTTGGCCACACACCCATGCTATGACTTTAAGCAAAACTAAGAGAACCAACTTCTGGCCTTTGAAGCCTCAAAAATGGGAGTCAGGCTCTGGTACTCCCTCTTCCCAAACTCCTAAAGTAGGGAATTTCCCAACTGTAGGAAGGGAgtccaaatacttacagtcaggGCAGGGGGAAGAGATATCAAACAAGGGATTATTCAGTTACAGGTATATGGTCCATCTTTAAGAGGAGGCATGCAAAGTGAAATGGGGTGTATGACCAGGGTACCTGACCTAACCAGGATGCTCAGGAAAGCCCTGCCTGAAAACGTGACTttttaagctgagacctgaatgatTGCAGAGGTGGGAAGCACACAAAACAGGGGACAGCATCTTCTGCAAAGGGCCTGAAGAAAGAGGAGGCTGGATCTTTcagtcagtgtggctggagtttAGTAAGGGGAATGTGGCATGAAGACTGGAGAGATGTGGAAGGACCACATCTTCCAAGACCTCAGAAGCCAAATAAGACACACTGCAGAACTAAAGCACATGAAAGATCAGATTTCTATCTCCCAAAGCTCATTCTGGTCACATGGAAAATAGATTTGAAGGAGGGAAGAGTGGATATGGAGAGTTCAGGAAGTTTTTACAGCAATTTTTGCCAAAGATAATGAATGGCATCTTGAACTAGGGTGGTGGCAGGGCAGGGTCGATGGATTTGAGAACTAATTTGGAGATAACATTGTTAAAGCATAGTGATTGAGTGTGAAGAGAATATCAAAGATGACTCAGGTTTTTGGCAGCAGATAGGTGCAGGTGATGTTtgcagagagaagaggaaaatccAGTTGGGGAGGAGAAAATTGTAAGTTCAGTTTGAACGTTTTGAATTTGAAATGCTTGCTAAACAGTCAAGTGAACAGAATAATATTAGcgaacatttattaagtgcttactgtgtgctaggcccTGTTCTAAGCATTTCTTCTGAAGCTCAGAAGAGAGATCTAGTCTGGGTTTAAAGATGATCAGAATATTTGAAGTCATTGTAGGGGATGAGAATGTCTTGGGCAAATTGCCAAATGAATAGAGAAAATGGCCTAGATCATGGGTGTCCaaacttttggcttccctgggacacattggaagaagaaaaattgtcttgggccataagtaaaatacactaaaactaacaatagctgatgagctttaacaaacaaacaaacaaacacaaaagcccATGCCTAATTTTCGTGATGTCCGCCACCACAGGTAAGCAAAAAAATTCTTGCATTCAAAGGGTTGGACACTCGTGGCCTAGACTAAGCCTTGAGCAactccaacatttaaaaatcaggtaaTGGAGGAGGAGTTGGCAAAGGGGATTGAGATCAAGGAATAGCCTGAAAATCAGGAAAGAGGCAGATCAGGAGAAGATGGTTACCTATGTTCTACTGAGAAGTGGAACAAGATGAGGAATGAAAATTGTTTATTGGATTTAGCAATACACAACCAGTTAGTGTGAATTGTAACTTTTATCAGGTCTCCTGGTGTCCTGCCAGAGACACGTGGTCCTAGCTGAATAAAGTTACTGGTCGCTCCAGCTAACCCTATGCCTGAGATGTCTGACACGTTTTTTGAGAAAATACAAGTGACAGGGGTAAAATATAAACCTGAAAAGGATCCTAGAAGTATCACTTAGTTTAACCTTTTAAATTTGTCTATAAGGAAACTAAGCtctggaaagatggaaagaaatctTCCTCGGCCAAATAAGCCGTATAAggattctgttttttatttgttttgtttttattttttattttgttttttcacgTAAGGATTTTTAATCTTCCCCAGGACTCTATCCCCTGCTTGCCCACCTCTGTGAGGGAAGAAGTTAAACTAGAAACCTAGTTTCATTACTTACTAGTTCCAAGACTTTAGGCAGGTtgcttaatctttctaacccacAGTGTTTGCtgctgtaaaatgggtataagaAAGTTGTTAGCAAAATAAAAGGGAATGGTCCATGTAATGCCAATAACACTAAGTACAAAAGgatccacctgccacggcctcccaaaatgttgggattacagacgtaagcgactgcacctggcccccaaaaCACACTCTTTTATCCACACCTTTGGGCATGCTCATCCCCTGCCTAAATGTCCTTCCCATTTGCAGTTAGTGTTAGCTGCTCTTATGATTACTATAGATAAATTAGTATAATTCATGAGTATTAGTGTTCATAAGTACACAAATCATTCATCCTCAAATGCCAGGTCTCTCAGGGCAAATTTGGTGATATATGTTGGTAGGATACTCTGCAGacataaaagaagagagaatattatAACACATGTAGCCATCACCCAGCTTGTCTCTAAGTAaaaatttgtgtgtatgtaagaAGACTGGGAAGTaatttgcaaaaatgaaaacagttgtGTTAAGGCATTGGGgttatggcaatttttttttccttaaactttttgtttttgttaagatGTCTGTACATATTCAgtatatgtttcatttttaaagaaaaatataaaaaaaaatagtccttGGGATCTGGGTCCTTGTCTGtttaactttatattttccaCAGCTTCTTAGACATAGAAGGAACTCtgtttattgaatgttttaatTGCATGGAGTTCAAGGtaaatcctttttattttgaggagGGAAATTTGGGTTCAAGTGGATATTGATCATATCACTTTGATTTCCTTTGTAGGATTTTAAGCTTGACTTTGGCAATTCCCAAGGCAAAACAAGTCAAACTTGGCATGGAGGGATAGCCACCATTTTTCAGAGTCCTGGCGATGAAGTGTGGGGAGTAGTatggaaaatgaacaaaagcAATTTAAATTCTCTGGATGAGTAGGTGGCTTCTAATTATAAGTTAAACAA encodes the following:
- the GGCT gene encoding gamma-glutamylcyclotransferase isoform X1 — encoded protein: MANSGCKDVPGPDEASFLYFAYGSNLLTERIHLRNPSAAFFCVARLQDFKLDFGNSQGKTSQTWHGGIATIFQSPGDEVWGVVWKMNKSNLNSLDEQEGVKSGMYVVIEVKVATQEGREITCRSYLMTNYESAPPSPQYKKIICMGAKENGLPLEYQEKLKAIEPNDYTGKVAEEIEDIIKKGETQTL
- the GGCT gene encoding gamma-glutamylcyclotransferase isoform X3; translation: MANSGCKDVPGPDEASFLYFAYGSNLLTERIHLRNPSAAFFCVARLQDFKLDFGNSQGKTSQTWHGGIATIFQSPGDEVWGVVWKMNKSNLNSLDELFAWVQKKMVCRWSIKRS
- the GGCT gene encoding gamma-glutamylcyclotransferase isoform X4, with the protein product MANSGCKDVPGPDEASFLYFAYGSNLLTERIHLRNPSAAFFCVARLQIICMGAKENGLPLEYQEKLKAIEPNDYTGKVAEEIEDIIKKGETQTL
- the GGCT gene encoding gamma-glutamylcyclotransferase isoform X2 — translated: MANSGCKDVPGPDEASFLYFAYGSNLLTERIHLRNPSAAFFCVARLQDFKLDFGNSQGKTSQTWHGGIATIFQSPGDEVWGVVWKMNKSNLNSLDEWRKKHHTAFQNQGNHPCKHKTRMWDRDPNIPVQNPSLAVCWQAQSGHGTCNRLFAWVQKKMVCRWSIKRS